A region of Moorena producens PAL-8-15-08-1 DNA encodes the following proteins:
- a CDS encoding DEAD/DEAH box helicase: MSVIDIDQGRKFITTEPITESEETGKQRVWDATRSAFSERKCIAYWRYPIFYKVGEISKEPDILITDQDLGLVVIKIQSVTIDEIITIDGDQWQLQNYSTADPNPYQQAEHQLKAIVAFCDREPAIWRKVTGRAMIALPLITQEQWQHHGFDQLPDCPPIIFQDQLGKVGLLECIQETESVIPGEDIDDQQWKLLLAVISGAPIFRKPPRTLVSTEGKTRASVVAAYTQQLYELDWQQEHIGKEIPPGFQRLRGIAGSGKTVLLCQKAAHMHLKHPDWTIGLVFFSRTLYDLMIGLVDRWLRRFSNGDIQYDHKTNHKLRVLHAWGAKDQPGLYSTICQLNGARPKSAGDTRERQPNRGLAELCKRLSEEIKIEPCFDAILIDEGQDLVTEDYLKFQGKQAIYWLAYQALRPVDPEQPEQRRLIWAYDEAQSLDTLKIPTTKELLGENLSRLLSQGSQYPGGIKKSEVMRRCYRTPGSILTAAHGLGMGLLRPEGMLTGITRKEDWEKIGYEVKGNFIPGQQITIHRPKENSPNPVPELWGAPVLDFETYGSRQEEMSALADKIMHNLVDDDLKASTEILVLVLGSSSEAIELENHVAVVLMEQDIDIYIPTALELNELKPQWPHVDRDRFWKDGGVTISRVPRAKGNEADMVYVVGIDNVARNESDVSLRNQLFVALTRARGWASVSGVGDYPMYSEIRQVIESGDTFTFTYKRPLKRDIGDLEDS; this comes from the coding sequence ATGTCGGTTATCGATATAGATCAGGGTCGCAAATTTATTACCACTGAACCGATCACAGAAAGTGAAGAAACAGGAAAACAAAGAGTGTGGGATGCCACTCGCAGTGCTTTTTCAGAACGCAAGTGTATTGCCTACTGGCGCTATCCTATTTTTTATAAAGTAGGGGAAATCTCTAAAGAGCCTGATATTTTAATTACTGATCAAGACCTTGGTCTAGTAGTAATTAAAATCCAATCTGTCACTATTGATGAAATTATTACTATTGATGGTGATCAGTGGCAACTCCAAAACTATTCCACCGCTGACCCAAATCCCTACCAACAAGCTGAACATCAGTTAAAAGCAATAGTCGCTTTTTGCGATCGCGAACCAGCAATTTGGCGCAAAGTTACCGGTAGGGCGATGATTGCTCTTCCTTTAATTACTCAAGAACAATGGCAACACCACGGTTTTGACCAACTGCCAGACTGTCCTCCCATTATCTTCCAGGATCAACTCGGTAAAGTTGGCTTGCTAGAGTGTATTCAAGAAACTGAATCAGTGATACCAGGAGAAGACATAGATGATCAGCAGTGGAAGTTACTCTTAGCCGTGATCAGCGGAGCACCAATTTTCCGTAAACCTCCGCGTACCCTAGTCTCTACCGAAGGCAAAACTCGCGCTAGTGTTGTAGCCGCTTACACCCAACAACTCTACGAATTAGATTGGCAGCAGGAACACATTGGTAAAGAAATCCCTCCTGGATTTCAGCGGCTGCGGGGAATTGCGGGGTCAGGAAAAACAGTGCTGCTATGCCAAAAAGCCGCTCATATGCACTTGAAGCACCCAGACTGGACGATTGGGTTAGTGTTTTTTAGTCGCACCCTCTACGACTTGATGATTGGGTTAGTGGATCGATGGCTGCGTCGTTTCAGCAATGGTGATATCCAGTATGACCACAAGACTAACCACAAACTGCGAGTGCTTCATGCTTGGGGTGCTAAGGATCAGCCTGGTTTGTACAGCACAATTTGCCAGTTAAATGGCGCTAGACCCAAATCCGCTGGGGATACTCGGGAAAGACAGCCCAATCGGGGTTTAGCAGAACTTTGTAAACGGCTATCGGAAGAAATCAAGATTGAACCCTGCTTTGATGCCATTTTAATTGATGAAGGACAAGACTTAGTTACTGAAGATTATTTAAAATTCCAGGGCAAACAAGCTATTTATTGGCTAGCTTATCAAGCCTTACGACCCGTTGATCCAGAACAGCCAGAACAACGGCGCTTAATCTGGGCTTATGACGAAGCTCAAAGCCTAGACACCTTAAAAATTCCTACCACAAAAGAACTGTTGGGTGAAAATCTCAGCCGACTTTTGTCACAAGGATCACAATACCCTGGTGGTATTAAAAAATCTGAAGTTATGCGGCGCTGCTACCGCACTCCTGGCTCAATTCTCACCGCTGCTCATGGGCTCGGAATGGGGTTGCTACGTCCTGAGGGAATGCTAACTGGAATTACCAGAAAGGAAGATTGGGAAAAAATTGGTTATGAAGTCAAAGGAAACTTTATTCCCGGTCAACAAATCACCATCCATCGTCCAAAAGAAAACTCCCCCAATCCAGTTCCTGAGTTGTGGGGCGCACCAGTATTAGACTTTGAAACCTATGGCTCTCGTCAGGAAGAAATGAGTGCGTTGGCCGATAAGATTATGCATAATCTGGTTGATGATGACCTTAAAGCGAGTACAGAAATCTTAGTGCTAGTTTTAGGCTCCAGTTCTGAAGCAATTGAATTAGAAAATCATGTCGCTGTTGTTTTGATGGAGCAAGACATTGATATTTATATTCCCACAGCATTGGAGTTGAATGAACTAAAACCTCAATGGCCCCACGTTGATCGCGATCGCTTCTGGAAAGATGGTGGGGTAACCATATCTCGTGTGCCCCGTGCTAAGGGTAATGAAGCGGATATGGTGTATGTGGTCGGTATTGATAATGTTGCCAGGAACGAGAGTGATGTCAGTT
- a CDS encoding cysteine hydrolase family protein translates to MKTALILVDIQNDYFPGGSMELVGMNLASQNSQHLLEHFRSNKLPTFHIQHFFEADSNAGFFIRGTEGVEIHESIKPLPGETVIPKNYPNSFRETTLLDELKQAEIEQLVICGAMSHMCIDATTRAAADFGFKCKVVHDACATRDLVFGNQKIIAQDVHGAFMNALGFAYADVISLSDFL, encoded by the coding sequence ATGAAGACAGCTCTGATACTAGTAGATATTCAGAATGACTACTTTCCTGGTGGTTCTATGGAACTAGTGGGGATGAATTTAGCTAGTCAAAATTCTCAACATTTACTAGAGCATTTTCGGTCAAACAAGTTGCCAACGTTTCACATTCAGCACTTTTTTGAAGCTGATTCTAATGCAGGCTTTTTTATCCGAGGCACTGAAGGAGTTGAAATCCATGAGAGTATTAAACCCCTTCCTGGTGAAACTGTAATCCCGAAAAATTATCCCAATAGCTTTCGGGAAACTACTTTGCTCGATGAACTCAAACAAGCTGAGATTGAACAGCTAGTTATTTGCGGTGCCATGAGTCACATGTGTATTGATGCTACCACTCGCGCTGCTGCTGATTTTGGTTTTAAGTGTAAGGTAGTTCATGATGCCTGTGCTACTAGAGATCTGGTTTTTGGGAATCAGAAGATTATCGCTCAAGACGTACATGGGGCGTTTATGAATGCTTTGGGTTTTGCTTATGCTGATGTGATTAGTTTATCTGATTTTTTGTAG